A region of Paramormyrops kingsleyae isolate MSU_618 chromosome 17, PKINGS_0.4, whole genome shotgun sequence DNA encodes the following proteins:
- the LOC111833882 gene encoding phosphatidylinositol transfer protein alpha isoform-like produces the protein MLIKEYRVIVPVSVDEYKVGQLYSVAEASKNETGGGEGVEVLKNEPYENDGEKGQYTHKIYHLRSKVPSFVRMLVPSSALKIHEKAWNAYPYCRTIITNEYMKDNFLIKIETWHKPDLGTQENVHGLDADTWKKVDVVHLDIADRNQVDAKDYKPEEDPASFKSVKTGRGPLDADWQKELSTTDCPYMCAYKLVTVQFKWWGLQNRVENFIHKQEKRLFTNFHRQLFCWIDKWIELSMEDIRHMEEDTSRQLDQMREKDPVKGMVVTED, from the exons TACAAAGTAGGCCAGCTGTACTCTGTGGCGGAGGCCAGTAAGAATGAGAcgggtggtggggagggggtggaggtTCTGAAGAATGAGCCGTATGAAAATGATGGAGAAAAGGGCCAGTATACACACAAGATCTACCACTTGCGGAG TAAAGTTCCTTCGTTCGTGCGAATGCTGGTTCCGTCCTCCGCACTGAAAATCCACGAGAAGGCCTGGAACGCCTACCCCTACTGCCGCACCA TAATTACA AATGAGTACATGAAGGATAACTTCCTGATCAAGATCGAGACGTGGCACAAGCCGGACCTTGGCACCCAGGAGAAC GTGCACGGTCTTGATGCAGACACTTGGAAGAAGGTTGACGTGGTCCACTTAGACATTGCTGACAGAAACCAAGTGGACGCAAAG GACTACAAGCCAGAAGAAGATCCAGCCTCTTTCAAATCTGTGAAGACCGGCCGAGGGCCGCTGGATGCTGACTGGCAG AAAGAGCTCTCCACGACGGACTGCCCTTACATGTGCGCCTACAAGCTGGTCACTGTGCAGTTCAAGTGGTGGGGGCTGCAGAACAGGGTGGAGAACTTCATCCATAAG CAAGAGAAGCGGCTGTTCACAAACTTCCACAGGCAGCTATTCTGCTGGATCGACAAGTGGATTGAGCTGTCGATGGAGGACATTCGCCACATGGAGGAGGACACCTCCCGGCAGCTGGACCAG ATGCGAGAGAAGGACCCAGTGAAGGGGATGGTGGTGACAGAGGACTGA